TATTACAACCTATGAACAAGCCAAACTTTTTAAGTAACTACCATGGTCATTGCCACTTAGATGATGGTATTGGGGAAATTGAGGAAATTGTCCAATTTGCCATTGATAAGGGCTTTGATGCTTTAGGATTTAGTTGTCACACCCCAAACTCTTTAGATGACTCTTGGCATATGAAAAGTAGTGACTTTGATTACTACATCAATGAACTAAATAAACTAAAAGAGAAGTACAAAGGGCAAATTGAACTTTATAAGGCACTAGAATTAGATTATATAGAAACTACAGGCGAACTTGCAGGGTACGAGTATAAAAAGAGATTAGATTATGTAATTGGGGCAGTTCACTACATCTACCATCCTTTAAGTGGTACTTACTACACCATTGATGGTCCAATTGATGAGTTTAAACTTTTGTTAAAAGATAATTATAACAACGATATTAAAAAGTTTGTTGATCACCACTTTACTTTACAAGAGAAGATGATAAGCAATTATGAGATTGATTTTATTGCCCACATCGATTTAATTGAAAAATATAATAAGCACTCAATTTATTATAAACCAAGTGAAGCATGGTATTTAAAAAGAGCCACCTCCTTTTTAGAAAAAATAAAAGAGA
The genomic region above belongs to Bacteroidia bacterium and contains:
- a CDS encoding histidinol-phosphatase, with the protein product LQPMNKPNFLSNYHGHCHLDDGIGEIEEIVQFAIDKGFDALGFSCHTPNSLDDSWHMKSSDFDYYINELNKLKEKYKGQIELYKALELDYIETTGELAGYEYKKRLDYVIGAVHYIYHPLSGTYYTIDGPIDEFKLLLKDNYNNDIKKFVDHHFTLQEKMISNYEIDFIAHIDLIEKYNKHSIYYKPSEAWYLKRATSFLEKIKEKNVRVEINTGAMARGHTDTFYPSNELLKIIKEMEISLVINSDSHTKENLDHSFDFVYKQLKTLGFKEVNVLTNNKWSQIEL